A genome region from Cryptosporidium parvum Iowa II chromosome 8, whole genome shotgun sequence includes the following:
- a CDS encoding APG10/ Aut1p like like autophagocytosis protein involved in vacuolar transport: protein MQSITHRLADQFRSVVGNFIPIDCSNSKFESDGFLTPKEFVDSGDYLILQFPNWFWRSASEEYIVRWLPQNKQYLHIDNVPCRKRLDSSKLCISKNCLDITSDSKGDEWILPTNENVEKLGNININDDVRYYDISVTYDKFFQTPRIWLFGYNKEGYPLSTEEMVEDIISDYATKTITLDPHPFTGILCVSIHPCNHSSLLKKMAKNHPPHLSIVILLKFITTVIPSIELDNTIDIDIKFDT, encoded by the coding sequence atgcaATCTATAACGCATAGATTAGCAGACCAATTCAGAAGTGTGGTGGGAAACTTTATCCCAATTGACTGTTCCAACTCCAAATTTGAATCTGATGGATTTCTAACTCCTAAAGAATTTGTTGATTCTGGGGACTATTTGATTCTTCAATTCCCGAACTGGTTTTGGAGAAGCGCTTCTGAAGAATATATTGTGAGGTGGCTTCCTCAAAATAAGCAATATCTGCATATAGATAACGTACCATGTAGAAAGAGACTTGACTCTTCTAAACTTTGTATTTCAAAAAACTGTCTCGATATTACATCAGATAGTAAAGGAGATGAATGGATTTTACCCACAAACGAAAATGTAGAAAAGCTCGGTAACATCAATATAAATGATGATGTCAGATATTATGACATTAGTGTTACATATGACAAATTCTTTCAAACCCCAAGAATATGGCTTTTTGGATACAATAAGGAGGGATATCCTTTAAGTACTGAGGAAATGGTTGAAGATATCATTAGCGATTACGCAACTAAAACAATCACACTAGATCCCCATCCATTTACGGGAATATTATGTGTGTCTATTCACCCTTGTAACCACTCAAGCTTGCTTAAAAAAATGGCCAAGAACCATCCGCCGCACCTTTCAATAGTTATATTACTGAAATTCATTACTACTGTTATTCCATCAATTGAGTTAGACAATACAATAGATATCGATATTAAGTTTGATACATAG
- a CDS encoding mitochondrial serine hydroxymethyl transferase yields MNTTIESDQELFNIINKEKDFQNSHLNLHPKENVMINAARKVLGSILTNKYSEGFPGTRYYGGTHVIDKIETLCASRLKQFLKLDKKSNDEWLFNIQCYSGSHAELAICMGLLNKGDRILRIRGDSDTVLENYYQVEYYNLDKKGRGFDIVDLREKCKILKPKLLLVPSDVLTLFIDYRLLSEICNEFKIFLVADISEIALLISFDRYGREDNNPYRYCDIIYSNTQSSLGGPKGGFLMLNNSKNPGLFQKVNSAVFPGLQGGPHNHQIGSFAVQIQGMLTSRTSEFVAAALDNSAVLAQTMLDSGIPLLGDGTDTHLVSVDCERLGVPCELISKILTECKIRHTYRKFGENRSSLMFGTLVYTFREGSVSQMTILGNLISDCINVGVEIFNKVGKLDIPIEARENIFHEEITKSNKLKLIFDRVSGIISELETIYFD; encoded by the coding sequence ATGAATACAACAATTGAATCTGATCAAGagttattcaatattattaataaggAAAAAGATTTTCAGAATTCTCATTTAAACTTACACCCCAAGGAAAATGTTATGATTAATGCTGCGAGAAAAGTCCTTGGGAGTATCCTTACAAACAAATATTCAGAGGGTTTTCCTGGAACAAGGTATTATGGTGGAACACACGTTATTGATAAGATAGAAACGCTCTGCGCAAGTAGATTAAAAcaatttctaaaattaGACAAAAAAAGCAATGACGAATGGCTATTTAATATCCAGTGTTATAGTGGAAGCCATGCTGAGTTGGCCATCTGTATGGGATTACTGAATAAGGGGGATCGAATTTTGAGGATTAGGGGTGATTCTGACACTGTATTGGAAAATTATTACCAAGttgaatattataatttggATAAAAAAGGTAGGGGGTTTGATATAGTTGACCTGAGGGAGAAATGTAAGATATTAAAGCCCAAGTTGTTACTTGTTCCATCCGATGTATTAACATTATTCATAGACTACAGACTGCTTAGTGAGATTTGcaatgaatttaaaatctTTTTAGTCGCTGATATTAGCGAAATTGCACTTTTGATATCATTTGATAGGTATGGAAGGGAGGACAACAATCCATACAGATATTGCGACATCATTTATTCTAACACTCAAAGCAGTTTGGGTGGTCCTAAAGGTGGCTTCTTGATGTTGAACAACAGCAAAAATCCTGGATTATTTCAGAAAGTTAACTCCGCAGTATTTCCAGGCCTCCAAGGAGGCCCTCATAATCATCAAATTGGGTCATTTGCTGTCCAAATTCAAGGAATGTTAACTTCTCGAACTAGTGAGTTTGTAGCAGCAGCACTTGATAACTCTGCTGTTCTAGCGCAGACAATGCTTGACTCAGGAATTCCTCTACTTGGAGATGGAACAGATACACATCTTGTTTCAGTTGATTGCGAAAGGCTCGGAGTACCGTGCGAGCTGATTTCTAAAATTTTAACGGAGTGCAAGATCAGGCACACATACAGAAAGTTTGGAGAAAATAGATCCTCCTTAATGTTTGGGACCCTTGTCTATACATTTAGAGAAGGTTCTGTATCACAGATGACAATTTTAGGCAATTTGATCTCAGATTGTATAAATGTGGGCGTAGAGATTTTCAACAAAGTTGGGAAGTTAGATATTCCAATTGAGGCTAGGGAAAACATCTTTCACGAAGAAATAACTAAAAGTAATAAGCTAAAGCTGATATTTGATAGGGTTTCGGGAATAATCAGTGAGCTGGAgactatttattttgattag
- a CDS encoding cytosolic serine hydroxymethyl transferase: MVFLQEKSLKELDPIMYELINEEYDRQINGLEMIASENFVSKGVLDSLSSTFSMFNNDKNMELNSTSAQELLELTNERALKAYGLDPEVWGANVKPHSGSPANFAVLNAVLKPNDRIMGLSLQHGGHLTHGHYTNLKRVNCSSHYFESLPYVTDLEGVIDYDKLEENAILFRPKMIIAGASGYPRMINFKRFRDICDKVKAYLMVDIAHYSGLVVAGKYPSPKDYADFITTTSHKTLRGPRSAIIFYRKDVESKIRVKIDESVSKEIQSSIHFNQVAALCFQLKQVVSASWVKYASRVLESSQLLCKLLEESGIKILTNGTDSHKILIDTRSLNISGAKAEKALEVCEISTSRSSLPCDGRTMNCSGVRLGTAALASRGMELDDFKFVSRIIVEVLTTARDIQKDGETLAEFVSNIKASPAIENIRQTVRKFASSFEFVSIVDKY, from the coding sequence ATGGTATTTTTACAGgaaaaatcattaaaagaGCTGGATCCCATTATGTATGAGCTAATCAATGAAGAATATGATAGACAGATTAATGGACTAGAAATGATAGCATCCGAAAACTTTGTATCGAAGGGAGTCTTGGACAGCTTGTCAAGTACATTCTCAAtgtttaataatgataaaaatatgGAATTAAACTCAACTTCTGCACAAGAACTATTAGAGCTCACAAATGAAAGAGCCTTAAAAGCATATGGACTAGATCCTGAAGTATGGGGTGCTAATGTAAAGCCTCATAGTGGCTCTCCTGCAAATTTTGCAGTATTAAATGCAGTATTAAAACCTAATGATAGAATAATGGGATTGTCATTACAACATGGAGGCCACCTGACTCACGGACACTATACAAATTTGAAGAGAGTTAACTGTTCATCTCACTATTTTGAGTCACTCCCTTATGTAACTGATTTAGAAGGAGTGATAGATTACGATAAGTTGGAAGAAAATGCAATACTATTTAGACCAAAGATGATAATAGCAGGAGCTAGTGGGTATCCTAGAATGATCAACTTTAAGAGGTTTAGGGATATCTGCGACAAAGTGAAGGCCTACCTGATGGTAGATATCGCTCACTACTCTGGTTTGGTGGTTGCAGGGAAGTACCCGTCACCCAAAGACTACGCAGATTTCATTACAACAACGTCTCACAAGACATTAAGAGGACCAAGGTCagcaataatattttacaGAAAGGACGTAGAGTCCAAGATCAGAGTTAAGATTGATGAGTCAGTTTCTAAAGAAATTCAGTCTAGTATTCATTTCAACCAAGTTGCAGCCCTTTGTTTCCAACTGAAACAAGTAGTTTCTGCTTCTTGGGTTAAATATGCAAGTAGAGTGCTAGAAAGCTCTCAATTGCTTTGCAAATTGCTCGAGGAGTCTGGAATCAAGATTCTTACAAATGGAACTGATTCCCACAAAATTCTAATAGATACAAGATCATTGAACATTTCTGGGGCTAAGGCTGAGAAAGCACTAGAAGTATGCGAAATTTCAACAAGTAGAAGTTCTTTACCTTGTGATGGGAGAACTATGAATTGCAGTGGCGTCAGACTTGGAACTGCAGCCCTTGCGAGCAGAGGGATGGAGTTGGATGATTTCAAATTCGTTTCAAGGATAATTGTAGAAGTTTTAACTACTGCTCGAGATATTCAAAAGGATGGGGAGACTCTTGCAGAGTTtgtttctaatattaaggCCTCTCCAGCAATAGAGAATATCAGGCAAACAGTGCGAAAGTTTGCCTCATCGTTTGAATTTGTTTCTATCGTAGATAAGTATTAG
- a CDS encoding conserved metal binding motif protein, with translation MDDILRNYLNSLNGLSIKYDSLSEKYKLGENLSQDERKKLYELFVSFERMKLWIKSVLYGENDQQFENFNSPSAEFEYFKEMLMARLELTCNTRRNKEKDQVSVVSRKVLPKVCCLTRDVFKDPVSHRYDTSEKVENMCKNHIYEKDALLKYLGSSKKKICPIAGCNFLVVKKFLKRDQEVLDQIQCDSAVKSEVQEGIQNLLD, from the coding sequence atgGACGATATTCTTaggaattatttgaatagcTTGAATGGGCTTTCAATAAAATACGATTCATTATCAGAGAAATATAAGCTGGGTGAAAACTTGAGTCAAgatgaaagaaaaaaattatatgaGTTGTTTGTAAGCTTTGAAAGAATGAAGTTGTGGATCAAAAGTGTTTTATATGGAGAAAATGATCAGcaatttgagaattttaATTCCCCGAGTGCGGAGtttgaatatttcaaagaaatgTTGATGGCACGATTAGAGTTAACATGCAATACAcgaagaaataaagaaaaagacCAGGTTTCTGTAGTATCAAGAAAAGTTCTTCCTAAAGTATGTTGCTTGACTAGAGATGTTTTCAAGGACCCTGTATCACACAGATATGACACATCAGAAAAGGTTGAGAATATGTGCAAAAATCATATTTACGAGAAGGACGCCCTTCTTAAGTATTTGGGTAGtagcaaaaaaaaaatctgtCCGATTGCAGGATGCAACTTTCTGGTAGTTAAGAAGTTTTTAAAAAGAGACCAAGAAGTTCTTGATCAGATTCAGTGTGATTCTGCAGTTAAGTCTGAAGTTCAAGAAGGTATACAGAATTTATTAGACTAG
- a CDS encoding HRD1 like membrane associated RING finger containing protein signal peptide plus 6 transmembrane domains, whose protein sequence is NIESTKRVKMSPITLKQYVLLSFGLLLGLFVHLLSVYDFYFYHIIMHITITKASTMIITNAGLLTLYFLGKVILNMFVGRLRDIELEEIIDQGRMFLLDTIFFLLFSSPTIDNIEVGAMVLSRYITLILVLKLLHLISHIRINHMFELDRPKTTAIVRMAALLNILLIIDISLVFKYYGLLSKDSTLRLWVFFESVSLLVSCSTSIGKYLVHVVDLKLQAIQLLMRQEEDGTPEQGNTHSSGMQAHNFVWSNKNAILFYLEVFGDICSLITYLLFIILFLVLNPSRIPLYIMGDIFHVLKALYSKLSSFRRYRKLTKNIETRLQEATLEEIERIDTCIVCRDTLYIGSKKIPCGHVFHLDCLKSWFIQQQTCPICRAPITIRDEEPEHSATTAEEDNNSPQIPEDQDETNDIKDPTSSDQAKPNINSEPTSAPSSSAFNSNESGSSTDVSSDSFKKIFKNWIVSEHKAKPVEETTSTRMAKDLKETKFQISKHPLFKSKRDDLYRKVSKAANRGDHINSLPPQLLSLQPQILLELNKNLEQRTFGSEYGSQEFSEMMSKMYKKNADIWLNMVSELIKAKEQNCIQHSVPIERKSSIHIQGESLSNMYESSSRADPLRNLMDAVNNQLNETKNINKAA, encoded by the coding sequence AACATTGAGAGTACGAAAAGAGTGAAAATGTCTCCTATTACATTGAAGCAATATGTTTTGCTTAGTTTCGGGCTACTTTTGGGGCTTTTTGTACATTTATTAAGTGTATACGATTTTTACTTTTACCACATAATCATGCACATAACTATAACCAAAGCGTCCACCATGATAATTACAAATGCAGGTTTATTGACTTTATACTTTTTGGGTAAggttattttgaatatgtTTGTGGGAAGATTAAGAGATATTGAACTGGAAGAAATCATTGATCAAGGGCGAATGTTTTTATTAGATAcaatcttttttttgttatttaGTAGCCCAACAATAGATAATATAGAAGTTGGAGCAATGGTCCTTTCAAGATACATTACTCTTATTTTGGTTTTAAAGCTTTTACATTTAATTTCCCATATTCGAATTAACCACATGTTTGAATTAGACAGACCAAAAACTACTGCAATTGTTAGAATGGCAGCTTTGCTTAATATTCTCCTGATTATTGACATAAGTTTAGTTTTCAAGTATTATGGCCTATTGTCAAAAGATTCTACTCTGAGGTTGTGGGTATTTTTCGAGAGTGTTTCTTTGCTTGTTTCATGTAGCACTTCTATTGGTAAATACCTCGTTCATGTTGTAGATTTGAAGCTCCAAGCcattcaattattaatgagaCAAGAGGAGGATGGAACCCCTGAACAAGGAAATACTCATTCTTCGGGAATGCAAGCTCATAACTTTGTATGGTCGAATAAGAATgctatattattttatttggagGTGTTTGGCGATATATGCTCTTTAATTACTTACCTTCTCTTCATTATTCTCTTCCTTGTGCTAAATCCTTCCAGAATTCCATTATATATTATGGGAGATATCTTCCACGTCTTAAAAGCTTTGTACAGCAAGCTATCATCATTCAGGAGATATAGAAAGCtcacaaaaaatattgaaaccAGACTTCAGGAAGCTACACTTGAAGAGATTGAGAGAATTGATACTTGTATTGTTTGTAGGGACACTTTGTATATTGGCTCAAAAAAGATTCCTTGCGGTCATGTATTCCATCTGGATTGTCTAAAATCTTGGTTTATTCAACAGCAAACTTGTCCAATATGTAGGGCTCCCATAACTATCAGAGATGAAGAGCCTGAACATTCAGCAACTACTGCAGAAGAAGATAACAACTCTCCACAAATACCAGAGGACCAGGATGAAActaatgatattaaagatCCCACTTCTTCAGACCAAGCGAAACCCAACATCAATTCAGAGCCTACTAGTGCACCATCATCTTCAGCgtttaattcaaatgaatCCGGGAGCTCAACTGATGTTAGCTCTGACAGTTTTAAGAAAATCTTCAAGAACTGGATAGTAAGTGAGCATAAAGCTAAACCTGTTGAAGAAACAACATCAACAAGAATGGCGAAGGACTTGAAAGAAACCAAATTTCAGATATCGAAACACCCTTTGTTTAAAAGCAAGCGTGATGACTTATATAGAAAGGTTTCAAAAGCTGCAAATAGAGGGGATCATATAAATAGCCTTCCTCCTCAGTTACTTTCACTACAACCTCAAATTTTActagaattaaataaaaatttggaaCAGAGAACATTTGGAAGTGAATATGGAAGTCAAGAGTTTTCTGAAATGATGAGCAAAATGTATAAGAAAAATGCAGATATTTGGTTGAATATGGTTAGCGAGCTCATCAAAGCTAAAGAACAAAATTGTATCCAACATTCGGTACCAATTGAACGAAAAAGCAGTATTCACATACAAGGAGAAAGTTTATCTAATATGTATGAAAGTAGTTCTAGGGCAGACCCCTTGAGAAATCTAATGGATGCTGTCAATAATCAGCTTAAcgaaacaaaaaatattaataaggCTGCTTGA